The nucleotide window GTCGCGCCCGCGGCCTCATCGACATCCGATTCCAGCTTGCCGGAGACCATCGCCTCGATCTGCGCGCCGCTGAGCACGTCATCGTCCAGGCGCGCCTCGGCAAGGACGGAAAGTGTTTCCATCGCGGCATCGGTCAGCTTGAATTCGAGGTTGTTGATCAGGACCACCCGTTCCTCCCGCGACAGAATGAGGGAGGAGACCTGGATGCCCTGGCGCTCGATCTCTCCGATCCGGCGGTTGAGCGTGATGATGGTGACGAGGAAAACGAGGCAGGCGACCAGAAGGGCAGTTGCGAAGATCATCAGCACGAAGATCACAGCCCGGTAGCTGGCCAGCACCTTTGAGAAGGTGGTGCCGGATTGGGCCAGAACCTCCAGCATCCGAATGGCATCGGGGTCGCGGACATCGTTGGCCTCGAACACTTGAACGACCGCCTCGTTGAAGGCATCCGCATCGGGCAGGTTCACAAAAAGCAGAACGGCGGAGGTCACGAGAACAGCGACCACCGCCAGAATGCCAAGTTGTACGACGCGCGTCGACGCGATGCGCGTGTCAGAAACGGAGGTAGTATTCTCCGGCATCCGCTCTCCTCGACGCGAGGCCGGAATCGTCAAAGACCGAGCTCACGTTCACCAACGTCCAGCCTTGGGCGGCAAGACGGCTGGAGACGACGGAAGACGCGGCACCGACCGAACATGCGCTTTGGGGCACTTCGATCACACCGTAATGCAGACGCAGGGGGTTATCCATCCTTGCGCGATAATCGGCGTAACACGCCGCGTGGAGGGGGCCAGCCAGAACCGCAAGGGCGGCGGCGGCGAGAAGGGGTTTGAAGAATCGTTTCATCGTGAGTGCTCATGTATAATTGCCAGAAGGGGGCAGCTTCACGAATGAAGATGGGTCATTCGGGACCTGTCATTCAATTACGAGACCCCGTTCACAGCCCTGTTATCGGATAGCAAATGCACGCTTTTGCCTTGCGATGCGGGGTTTGAGACATCTGACGCGACGGCAATTACCGCCGGTCAGAATATTATTTTTCCAAGCGGGCGTTTTTTGGCCCGCACCTGATTTCAAGAAAGAGATTTGTCATGATGAAACCGATTTGCACCCTTGTGGCGGCGCTTCTTTGCGCTGGCCTTCCGCAGACATCCGCGGCCCAGGATTTGGGCGCGTTTACTTACGAGTCCCGCATCACGGGCGGCGTGCAGGCGGGCGGCGTGTTGACGCTTCCCCCCGCACCGTCCGGGGCGACGCCCTTCATCGTCTACAATGATCCCTTCACGGACGGGCAGGTCGCAGCGCTTGACCGGTTGCAGCATCTTCTGTCCCAGGTTCCCGGCCATGGACCGGACCGGATACGACCCTATCAGGTCGCGGTACCGGGACCGAGCTATGTCGGGCTGATCCCCGGCCCGATCCCCGAAGGTTGGGCGCGCACACAGGAATGCCTTGGCTGGGACGCGACCTATGTCAGCGCCGATGCGCCACTGGGCGATTGCTACATCTATGCGATCCGCCCCGTTGCCGACATCCTGCACCTGCGCTGATCGCTGCCGTTATCGGATAGCAAAGCGCCCGGTATCCGATAGCGCGACCGCGTAATTGCATGGCGGAATGGTCAGGGGGGATGGTGATCCCACAAGCGCCGAATGAGTGCGCCCCCTCCTCCAAGACCCCGGGCCCAAGACCCGGGGACATGACCACGCAAGCAACGAAAGGGAACAAGACGATGCTGCGCACCATGACCAAGACACTGACCGCCGGGGCATTGGCCGTGACCCTCGCCCTTACCGGCCTGACAACCACCGCCACGCCCGCTGCCGCCAATGGCCACCGCAACAATAACGGGGCAGAGGCCGCCGCGATCTTCGGTGGGCTTCTCCTGCTGTACGGGTTGAGTCAGGCGAACCGGCACGGCAACCGCCACAATCCGCCGGTCATCCATAACCCCCGCCCGCAGCCGCAACACCGCGTGGCGCCCGCGCGCTGTCACATTCAGGGCCATGGCTATTACGGCAATTACAGCGGCTACCTGCGCCGGTGCATGCAGAACCACGCCCAACAGGCGCATCTTCTGCCCCATGCCTGCCTGCGCCAGGTTCAGACCCAACGCGGTCAGCGCCAGATCTACGGGGCCCGCTGCCTCGCCAACCACGGCTGGTCGCACGGTTAAGTCATTTCAGGCAGTTATTTCGAGCAGCAAAGACGGGCGGCGCGGCCAGATGGTTGCGCCGCCCATTTCTTTGGCCCATCACCGATCCATGGGACCAGATTATCAGTTGGAAGCCGCCCTTGATGGCCGCGTGGCGGGGGTGGACGAGGTGGGCCGTGGCCCCTGGGCCGGTCCCGTAACGGCCTGCGCCGTGGTGCTGGACCCGGCCCGCATCCCCGAGGGCCTGAACGATTCCAAGAAGCTGAGCGAGGCGAGGCGGGAGGCGCTTGCGTTGAAGATCGAGGCGGTCGCCGATGTCTCCCTCGGGTGGGCCAGTGTGGAGGAGATTGATGCCCTCAACATCCGGGCCGCGACCTTCCTTGCCATGACCCGCGCCATCGCGGGCCTCACCCACGCCCCGACCCACGCGCTGATCGACGGAAACGCCATCCCCCCCGGCCTGCCCTGTCCGGCCACCTGCGTCGTGAAGGGCGACGGGCGGTCGGTGTCCATCGCGGCGGCGTCAATTGTGGCCAAAGTGCGGCGCGACACCTTGATGAAGGAGCTTGCCGTGATGCATCCGGGTTACGGTTGGGAGACGAACATGGGCTACGGCACGGCAAAACATCAAAGCGGCCTACACGATCTAGGGGTGACGCAACATCACCGGCGCAGCTTTGCCCCCATCCACAAGATGTTGTGTGGATAAAATCGTAATCCCCTGATTCGATTGAAAATTGACCGATTCGAGCAGATCGGTGATTCTGCCCTCAGTGGACATCGAGCGCCCAAAAGAGGCGCCTTCCAGAGGCAGAAAATGACAATAAAAACCAAGCCGCAGGCAGCGGTCTCGTTGCCCTTGAACACCATCCTCCCCGGCGATTGCATCGACGTGATGAATAGCCTACCGGAGGCGTC belongs to Hasllibacter sp. MH4015 and includes:
- a CDS encoding ribonuclease HII — its product is MGPDYQLEAALDGRVAGVDEVGRGPWAGPVTACAVVLDPARIPEGLNDSKKLSEARREALALKIEAVADVSLGWASVEEIDALNIRAATFLAMTRAIAGLTHAPTHALIDGNAIPPGLPCPATCVVKGDGRSVSIAAASIVAKVRRDTLMKELAVMHPGYGWETNMGYGTAKHQSGLHDLGVTQHHRRSFAPIHKMLCG